The Reichenbachiella carrageenanivorans region GGCCAAGAAAGAATCTCGCGGTGGGCAAGATTGGACTGCTGGCAATATATGGACACGCGACCTGTTTGGGTATGGCTATTTCGAATGCAAATACAAATATGCAGGAGCCAAGGGTACCAACAATTCTTTTTGGTTGTACCCCCGGTATAGCCCCTCGTCACAGGTCAACTGTGAGTTGGATGTCAATGAAGGACATTTTCCAAATGAAATCAATACCAACCGACACCATTGGTTGAATGGTACAACTGAAAACGCCCAATTGCCATACACAGAAGGAATACAGCCTTACTATGGGCATTCCTTGGAGCAGACCGTTACCACCACTAAAATTCGTTTTTCTTCCAATAATGCCTCCCACTTTCATATTCGAGAGTTTAGGATATACGAAGCCAATGAAGATTGCTACCCAGCCAATGTGTTGTCTTCTTCTGCCGACACAGAACTGACCGGTTTGAATAATTTGGCCAAAGACCCTGAAGTTAGCATCACTGCAAGTGGAGTGTATCGGGACGAGTTTAAAGTATCGCAAGTAGCAGATGGTAGTGTGAGCACTAGCTGGGTGTCTCAAGCCACTGGGAAAAAATGGTTGGAATTTTCATGGCCTGAGGCCCAGGAGGTTGGTCATGTCCAGTTTGTCAACGGTTGGCAAAGTGGCAGCGAATGGCTGGCTTTGATTTCTGATTATAAAATCGAGGCCTGGGTAGATGATGCTTGGGTGACTTTGGTCGATTTTGATGTGGTCGATACGCATAATTATGCAGAAGAATACCATGTCTATGGAATGGATTGGAATGAAGACAAGATTGACTTTTATTTTGATAATCAGCTTATCCGAACGATCGACAACACCCAATGCAACAATGAACTCAATATATATTTGAGTCTGGCCATTCTCGAATACGCAGGAGAAGTCACAGATGCCATAGATGGTACCAGTATGAAAGTCGATTGGGTCAAGTACTATCAAAAGAAATAAACACGAATATGAAAAGCTATAAAAACCCATTAAGGTGCGGGAATGGTTTGGTTGCCTTGGGGATGTGTCTATTGTTCGCTTGCCAGCCCCCAAAAAAGGAAGGCGCTCCATTAGAAAATGACACGACGGGCTTTCCCTGGGATATCCCGCAGACCCGCCCGGATCGACCGCTCAGTGAAGCTATGGATCGACTCTATAGTGACTATCGGACGCCACGTCCAGAGGACAACGAGCTCTACTCCAGTTTTGCCTATACACCACTAGAGGGGTTCGATTATCACGATGGAGATGGCACCGTTTCCCGAAGAGACCCTTCTAAGGTGATTTTTGAAAATGGCCAATACTACGTGTGGTATACCAAGCGTGATACTCAAACGCCACCTGTTGGTTGGGGCAATGCCGACCAGTCTACCGAGGTGATCCCGTCTACCGATTGGGATTTGGCAGAGATATGGTATGCCACCAGCAAGGATGGTTTTCGTTGGGAGGAGCGAGGAGTAGCTGTATCGCGGCCTGACAAACCAGCCGTGGGTTGGCGGTCTGTTTCCACACCTGATGTTTTGAAATTCGGAGGTAAATATTACTTGTACTATCAGGGTTTTATGGAAGCCAGTGGCAAAAAAGGAGACCATTGTCCTGTCACCGCTTCTTATGCAGACTCGCCCGATGGGCCATGGACACCTGTTGGTAAAATAGTGGTTGAAAATGGTGAGCCAGGTACGTGGGATCAATATTCCATTCATGATCCTTACCCACTGGTTTACAAAGGAAAAATATATTTGTATTATAAAGCCGCCTTTGGAGATCGTCCAGATTACTTGGTGGCCAATGGGCTAGCCATAGCCGATAATCCCCTGGGGCCATTCGAAAAGCATCCGCTCAATCCAGTGCTCAACTCTAGTCATGAGACGGCCTATTTCCCCTTTGAGGAAGGCATCGCCACGCTCGTTACACGCAATGGCAACGAGAGCAACACCATCCAGTATGCGCCTGATGGGGTCAACTTCAAAATCGCTGCGGTATCGGCATTGCTGCCTTTGGCCGCTGGTCCGTATGTGCCCGATGCTTTCGATAGCCAGGCCAATGGCCGAGGGATCACTTGGGGGCTTTGTCATTTTACGAACTACGGCAATGATTGGGGTAAAGATTATAGCGTGCTTGCACGTTTTGATTGTGATCTGAGTTTGGACTTGGATGACAAAAAATTGAAGCAAACACAAACCAAGCTGCGACCAGAGGTGTATTTTTCTAAAGAGCTTACGAAGGAGCAAAAAGTAGCAAGACAAAGCATACGCCCCTAAAATAACGCCTACTTACGCTAGGCGGATCAGCTCGGTCAAGAGGCTATGATTCTTTTACACCTAGCGTGTGGTTTTATCGAAAAATAGCAGCGTGTCTACCAGATGGGTTTGCCAGTATTCCCATTGGTGGCCGCCTTCGAATTCTTCGTAGATGTGCTTGATGTTGTGTTGGGTGAGCAGGGCAGACAGTTCGCGGTTGTGCTCGATGAGTAGATCATCGGCACCGCAGTCGAAGCGCAGCGGAGGGAGCGAGGCTTGGTTGTCCTTGAGGGTGAAAAATACAGATTCGTCCCTTTCTTCAGTTTGAAAATAGGCCGAAAGTGGTTCTTCTACGAATAGCGCCATCTGATTGAGCTCGGTAATGGAGCTGTGCCCCGAGATGCCGCGATAGCGGTTGGCATATTTGGCACCTATCCGCAGCGCACCATAGCCGCCCATGGACAGTCCGCCGATGAAGCGTGGTGAGTCGGCCGAAGCTTCTGGAATGTTCTCAATAACGGCCGCAGGCACATCTTCGGCAATCCACTTTTCGAAATCCAATCCCGAGTGTGGTAGGTAGCCAGAACCATCACCCCAGAGCCCATCGGAGGGCATCGCCAAGATCATGGGCTTGATTTTTTGCTCGTCGATCAGTCGTTGGGTGGTTTGGTGTGCACCACCCTTCATCGTCCATATCCAGGCACTGCCATACACGCCGTGTAGTAGCGTGACAATCGGCAGGTCTTTGAGGTTTTCCCCTTTGGGTACGAATACGCAGAGGTCTCCACGTCCTTTGAGGTTGGGAGTCTTCACTGTGATGAAACGTAAGCCGTCCATTCCGAATTGCGGATCGGACAGCTCCGTGGTTTTGAATTTTGAATCAGCCATTAGTCAAATACGATTACGCCTTTTGCATTTCTGCCTGCGAGCATGTCGTCGAAGGCCTCTTGCAGCTTGTTGAGCGGGTAGGTGCGGGTGATCATTTCGTCCAGCATCAGGTCGCCCTTGTCATACAAGTTTACCAATTTAGGAAAATCTACCTGAGGTCTACATTTTCCGTAAAGGGGATTGATGTAAATTTTGTCCCATTCGAAGAGCCGCATATCGATAGTTATTTCTTCTTCGATACCGCTTACCTGTATGGCCGTGCCGGCATTACGGATCATGGCTAGTGGTGCCGCGCCTAGTGCTGGGATGGCCGTACACTCAAAAGCATAATCCGCGCCTCGGCCTTCGGTCATGGCTTTTACTTGTTCGGCGGCTTGCATTAAGCCTCGGTCTGCTTGGTCAGCCAATATGGTATGGGTTGCCCCAAATTTTTTGGCCATTTCCAATCGCTCTGGGTTGATATCGATGGCGATGATTTGGGCTGCTCCTGAGATGCGAGCCCCTTGGATCACGTTGAGTCCTACGCCGCCTGTGCCGAGGATCACGGCTGAACTGCCAGCCGCTAGTTTGGCAGAGTTGATCACCGAGCCGTAGCCTGTCATCACACCACAGCTAATGATGCTCGCCGAGGGCATGGGCATGTCGCTAGATAGCTTCACGCAAGCAGATGCTTTTACCAAAGTGTACTCGGAGAGCGTTCCGATATTGAATGAGCGCTCAATCGGTTGGCCATTCCACTGGGTGCCTGCCAGATGTGCGTGCCCTGGCGTATAGCCATTGCCACCAGCCGTGACCGGAGAATTATTTTCGCAAATGTGCTGGTTGCCTTCCTGACACTGGAAGCAAGTCATGCAAGGCGTGGCCCAATTGAGAATGACCTTGTCTCCGACTTGGAAATCGGCTACTTCACTTCCCAATTTCTCGATGATTCCTGCACCTTCGTGCCCCATCACGATGGGTTTGCCCCAAGTGAGCGAATCGTGGTCGGTGTGACAAAGGCCTGCTGCTTTCACTTTTATTAGTATTTCATCGGCTTGGGGGGCGGCGACTGCCACCGTGTCGATGATGAAACTCCCGTCTCCCTTGGCTATTGCTGCTTTGGATTGAATGGCCATATCTCTTATTCCTAAATTGACATAAATAGTACAGATTACAAATCTGAAGAGAATCAGTCAAGCGGGAGTTGCTTATTTTGATTGAAAAATATGCTATTTTGTAATCAATTGATCTATATGTATTGATGAAATAAGAAAATAGAATATAAATGAAAGCTGTATTAGAACAAGTTGCCATTACCGAACAGCAAAGTATTCGCGCCTTTAGGTATTCGAAAAAGGGCTTTGATGCGCCCTGGCATTTTCATCCAGAGTACGAGTTGACTTGGGTGGTGAAGAGTACGGGTATCCGATATGTGGGCAACAATATCTCGGATTTCAGCGAAGGAGATCTGGTGATGCTCGGTAGTAATCTACCACACTGTTGGAAAAACGGTGAAGAGCATACAGGAGAGAGTGAGTCTGTGGTGATCCAATGGCGAAGGGACTTGATCGGTGATTTGCCAGTCTTCAAACACATCCACGAACTGATGGACCGTTGTCAGCGGGGATTGTGCATCCATCTAGCAGATCGTGAGGATATCGTGTCTCGTATACAAAAGGTGCTGGTCGTCGATGGCCTCCATCAGTATTTGCAGTTTGTGGAGTTGTTAGACTATATGGCCAGCCATGCCCGCTACGACTATATCGCTGGTGCATCCTACTCCTACGACGGCACCAGCGCCACCACCAGCAGATTGGAAACGGTGCAGTCCTATGTCAAAGATCACTACAAGGACAAAATCAAGCTATCCGAAGTAGCCGAAAAGCTCAGCATGAGTGAGCAGGCATTCTCGCGTTTTTTCAGCAAGACGATGAGCAAGCCCTTCTTCGTCTTCCTCAACGAATACCGGGTAAATATCTCCAGCCGGCTTATCCTAGAGACCGACCTCCAAATGGCCGAAATCGCCTACCAGTGCGGCTATGAAAGCCTGCCTTTCTTCTACAAGCAGTTCAAAAAATTCAAGGGCTACACGCCACTGGAGTTTAGGAAAATGTATTGGAGGATTTGACTATTAATCAATACTAAAAAGACCATATGATCTACGAATTTTCTGTAAATACTAAGACTTGGTACCTAATGGCCAAGTCCATTTTTCTTCTAAAAGATCTCAGAGAAAGCAAATCAACGCTAGGAGACATTTGTACAATAAATGCATCTATAACCCTAAATTTAGCTGCAACTATAGAAGGAGTACTGGCATCAACCTATACTCAGACACTAAAAAAGGACCCTCGATATAAAAATACTGCTCGGATAAACGATTTTGACTTAAGAAGAACTTTCGATCAAAAAATCAAGAAGATTGAGTCAGAAGGTTTTGAATCAAAATTGCAGCTTTTTAAAGATACCCTTCATATTAATATCAAGACTTTCAACACCTACAAAGCAATTAACGCGCTTTTTCAATACAGAAATGTACTCGCTCACGGAGGTAAGTTTGAGTACAAACGTAATAAGGTTGATGACTGGATTGTCGATGAAGGTAATTGCGAAACAAAACAAGAATTAGAACACTCTGATTACTGGGTAAAAAAGCCACTAATTAGCTATCTGAAAGAAAATAATTTGTTGTATCCGCCAAAAAATAATAAGGGATGGAAAATCCTTTTAGATGATTCTCTCTTTACAAATGACATTGCGGATCATTTTGTTGCCAGATCTAAAACCTTTCTATCAGATCTATTGCTAACTAATTCCCTCGATGTAGATATCCTTGATAAACATTTTATCAAATATCTTGGACTACAACAACCACTATTAAAAGACCTATATAAATAACTTATTGTATCAATAAAACACACAATAAATCATGCATACTAACATAATAACATACAAATCCATCAAAATAAAGGAAGATTAATCAGGTGCCACGCGCGTAATTTGCTAGTAAGATAGAAGGTGTCTAGAAGGCACCGATCTACACAATACAGTAAACAAGAGCTGATATGAAAAAAAGCGCACTGCCCGACCCATTCGCACAAGCCCGAGAAGCCAAAGGCTATGGCACAGTAGAGGATCAAAACGATCCCGTCACTATGCTACTCCGTCTCAAAGACGTCCGCAAGACAGCCAAGGACACGAAGACATTTCAGTCTGGTGCTGTTCCAGGACGGATCGTGGTGCCATCGGAGGTAAGTATCCGAGATACTCGTCAGATTCCCTTCGAGGTAGATCCACCGATGCACGGTGAGTATCGGGCTTTGTTGGAGGACTGGTTCAAGCGACCCGAGCAGCCAACATATCGCGAGAGTTTGGAAGAGATCATCACTGAATTGGTAGATGAAGCGCTGCAAATGGATAGCCTCGAAGTTATGGAGCAATTTGCCCTGAAGTTACAGTCACGTGCACTCACACTGCTACTCAATATCCCCTACGAAGAATCCGAAATCTGGATCGATTGGGGTATGCATGTGTTTAGAAGTGAAGAATCTGCATTGGACGGCAGCAAAGCAGCCATTCTCTATGATTACATAGATGAGCAAATAGACAAAGCCATAGCAAGCCTGGGCGATGATTTGTATTCGACATTACTGCGTTCAGAAATAGAAGGTCGCAAGATGACCAAAGAGGAAGTGAAAGGGGTAATGATCCTCACCTTTGCAGGAGGCCGTGATACGGTTATCAATGCCGTAACCAATTCGATAGCGTATTTTGCAGAACATCCAGAGTCATTGGCTCGTCTCGATGCCGAACCAGAAATGACCACTCATGCGGTAGAAGAATTGGTGCGATACTTTTCGCCTTTGACACACATGGGACGGGTGGTCACTGAGGACACTCAGGTTTGCGAACACGCCGTAAAAGCAGATAGCCGCGTCTCACTTTGTTGGGCTAGCGCCAACCGAGATGCAAGTACCTTCGAAAATCCAAACGAAGTCATATTGGATAGAAAAATGAACCCACATGTGGCCTTTGGGTTTGGGATTCATAAGTGCTTGGGAGCTACGCACGCTCGACAGGTGCTAAGAACTTTGCTAGCAGTACTTGCCGCCAAAGTGAAGAAGATTGAAATATTAGACTACAAAGAAAATATCGAAGACTGGGAAGAATTTCAGCGCAAGGTCGGATATGATAGCATCCGAGTAAGGTTTGAAGGGAAATAAACGATTAACATTAAACCTGACAGGTTTAAATTGAAACAGGAATAACAATGGCAAAAATTACATTCATCACCAGCGACAATGAAGAGATAGTCGCAGAAGCCACATCAGGCACAGTCATGGAATTGGCAAAGGAAAACAACGTAAATGGTATAGACGGAGACTGTGGTGGCGTTTGCTCCTGTGCTACTTGCCATGTGCATGTGGCAGAGGAAGACTTTGAAAAAGTAGGAGCGCCTGGCGAAATAGAAGCCGACATGCTGGAGCTAGAAGATAACTATAATGAACGTAGCCGCCTTTGTTGCCAAATCGATATGAGCGACGCTATCGATGGTGTGACACTATATGTAGCTAATTAAACCTAAGGTTTCTAGAAACCTCCAAGGTCTTTATGTTCTTGGAGGTTTAAAAATGATGATATAATTATGTCCAATATCAATAAAAAGTGCCTGATCATTGGTGCCAGTCATGCCGGGGTAAACTGTGCATTTGCTTTGCGTAAAGAAGGGTGGGAAGGAGAGATTCATCTGTACGACAAAGATCCCGTATTGCCCTATCACCGTCCGCCGTTGTCCAAGGCCTATTTGACTAGCGATGACAAGATTGAAAGACATTCACTCAAATCGATCGAAAGCTACGAAAAGGAGAATATCCAACTCCACTTAGGTATAGGAGTAGAAACCATAGATTGGAAACAGAAAACTATTGAGCTGAACAATGGCGAATCAATGGCTTATGACAAATTGGTGATGGCCACTGGAGCCAGACCTCTTATCCCGCCAATTGCTGGCTTAGATACTGCAAAGCATGTGTACCCATTGCGGACAGCCGCTGATGTGGAGCATATCCGAAAAGCTCTTGGTGCTGGCGTTGGAAAACGAGCTGTCATTATCGGTGGGGGATATATAGGTTTGGAGATCGCAGCATCCTTGAAAAAAATTGGAGCTAAAGTGACAGTGCTGGAGCGAGAAGAAAGAGTGCTGGCACGAGTCACGGCTTCAGAGATGTCGGTGTTTTTTCAACAGTTACATGCCGAAGAAGGAGTAGATGTGCTTACACAAAAAAACGTGGTGTCGATTATTTCAGAAGGCGAATGCAATGTGGTGCAATGTACAGATGGAAGTCAGTTTACAGCAGACCTCATTGTAATTGGCGTAGGAATTAAGGTGAATTTGGAATTGGCGAAAGCCGCTGGGTTAGAGGTTGAAAACGGAATCAAAGTCAATGCTCAAGCGCAAACCAGCGATCCAGATATATATGCTATAGGTGATTGTAGTTATCATCACAATCCGATCTATGACCGATGGATACGCTTAGAGTCTGTACAGCATGCCGTGGATCAATCCAAAGTAGCTGCAGCCTCTATTATGAATAAAACAGTGATTTATAACAGTATACCCTGGTTTTGGAGCGATCAGTACGATGTGAAATTGCAGATGGTGGGATTGTCAGAGGGCTATGACGACCTGCTCATTAGAAGAGAAGAAGGAAAACGGAAGTTTTCAGTTTGGTATTTCAAAGGCGATCGGTTATTGGCCGTAGATGCGGTCAACAATGCCAAGGCTTATGTGATAGGCACTAAGTTTATCAAAGAAGGAATATTGCTAGATAAAGCCAAACTGGTAGACTCAACCGTTCCACTGAAACCCACCGAGTTGATGTCGGCTTAGTGACGTTCTCACCGTTTTGGTTTGTGTCCTCACGAACCATTTAGCCTAAATCTCATTCATAAAATCAACCAAATTATCTTCTTTTTTCAGCCCAAGCTTTTTTCTCAATCTGTATCTGGAAGTCTGCGCGCTCTCGGCCGAGATGCCGAGCAGCGTGGCCATTTCTTTGCCAGTGAAATCTAGCTTGAGCAAAGCACATATTTTCAGATCGTATGGTGTAAGGTCAGGGAATTGGTTTTTTACCTTTTTGTAAAAGTCATTGTTGACGGCAGAGAATCGCTTTTCAAATTCTAGCCAACTTTGATCCTTATTGAGACCAATCTCCTTCATCAATTTTCCTGCTACCTTAGAATCAGTTTCTTTTTGAATTTGCTTCAATCCGTTCTTTAGGTTAGATAGCAATTCATCTTTGGCTATAAGCTGTAGTGTGGAGAGTGTCAGTTCCTTGTTCTTGACTGAGAGAATCTCACGCGACTTTTCAGCTTCCTTTTGCCGTTCTAGTTCTATGGTCCTTTTTTCGGTTTTGTGCTTCGTTCGCCAATATTTGAACAGAAAAAATCCAACGGAAAACAGAAGTCCAATAGACACCACCAAAAGGAAAATTTTCAAATTAGAAATTTGCTGTTCTTGTTCCAATGTGCGTAGTCGACGTTCCTGGGTCACACGTTCATTTCTTTCTTTTTCAAGCCTATACTCATCTTTGATTTCGAGCAGGTATTGGTTGTTTGGGCTTCTGCTGCTATACAAATATTCGTTGATCTGATTGGCTAGTTTCAGATATTCATTGGCCTGCTTGGGGTTGCCCCGAAGACTCATAATCGCAGACAGCTTTTCATAAACATCCGGTACGAAATTGAGATGGGTCAAGTGTTTTTTAGCTGCAGCAATGGATTTTATGTAATAAGCAGTGGCTTGCTCATGCGCTTGCCGCCCAGCATGCAAATCACCTATATAGGAATAAAGAATGGGTGTAAAGTCAGGGCTGTTTTCAGTGATTTGCTTTTCTATTTGGTTAAATATTTTATCCGCTCGATTAAACTTCTTCTCCTGCACAAACAAATGAGCTCTCTCAACTGCTGTAAATAAACCAACGACATCGGTTGGTAGAAGCAACTCACAACTGTCCAGATATTTATGAGCCAATTCGGGATTGTGCTCATACTTATAATGAACGGCTAGCGGAAAATAATTTTCATTCAAGGCGGCTTGATCCAAGGTTCCTCGATTTACTAAATCGCGATTGATATCTAGAGCAAGCAGGTAATATTTGAGAGCTTCTTCTCGTCGCTCATACAGGCTGTATAGAATGGCAAGACCGTTGTAGCTGATGGCTTTTGATGCGGCATCATCACTTTGATCTGCTAAAAGCAATGCCTTCCAATATCCGTCGTAAGATTTTGAGTAATTCACTCGATTGCAATAGATACTTGCGAGCTGATTGAGTGATTTGATGGCAGAAAGTGTATCTCCTGATTCTAGCGAATTGTTCCAATTCTTAGTTAACCTTTCAGTCAATGAATCTTCTTGATTTTGATAGATCCATAGCTCGTTGGATTTGCTGTTTGTCTGTGAAAATCCATTATGGATTAATAAACAAAATAGCATCATCAAATAGGCTTTTTTGAACTTCAGAAGTCTATATACTTTTTTCTCAGTCATGTACATGAAAATGTCTCAATCCTTCTCAAATCTCTACAATTACCGCTTTTTATAATCATATACAATATGAAATTTAGTCATTGTCTATATCAAGTCTATATGAAAAATATGATTTTCATCATATCAATTGACACATTTGAGATTAAGAAAGGGAGAGATAAATCCCTAAGAAATGATTTTAACTAGTCGAATGAAAAACCAATACTTTTATTTTATCCTATTAGGAATATGGGGAGCTGGATTCCTCTCCAGTTGCCGTCCTACGTTGCCAGAAGGAGTGAAAGTAGCTTATGAGCAGCTGCCGCAATCTTTAGATTTCAATATACATGTCAAGCCCATATTATCCGACAAATGTTTTGCCTGTCATGGACCTGACAAGGGGAAGATAGAGGCAGGTCTACAACTGCATGCTGCTGAAACGGCCTATGCAGAATTACCAGAATCTCCTGGTAAACATGCCGTGGTGCCGGGGAGTTTGTCGGCTAGTGAGTTGTTTCATCGCATATTGTCTGACGATCCCAATGCTATCATGCCACCGTCGAAAAGCAATATCTCACTTTCGGATTATGAAAAGGCGGTGTTGACTAAATGGGTTGAAGAAGGAGCAGAATACAAACCACATTGGGCATTTGTAAAACCTGAAAAGCCAGAGGTGCCAACTGTCGAGTCAGAATCAAATGCTCGTAATGCCATTGATCATTTCATATTAAGTCGATTAGAAGAAGAA contains the following coding sequences:
- a CDS encoding AraC family transcriptional regulator, whose protein sequence is MKAVLEQVAITEQQSIRAFRYSKKGFDAPWHFHPEYELTWVVKSTGIRYVGNNISDFSEGDLVMLGSNLPHCWKNGEEHTGESESVVIQWRRDLIGDLPVFKHIHELMDRCQRGLCIHLADREDIVSRIQKVLVVDGLHQYLQFVELLDYMASHARYDYIAGASYSYDGTSATTSRLETVQSYVKDHYKDKIKLSEVAEKLSMSEQAFSRFFSKTMSKPFFVFLNEYRVNISSRLILETDLQMAEIAYQCGYESLPFFYKQFKKFKGYTPLEFRKMYWRI
- a CDS encoding cytochrome P450, with the translated sequence MKKSALPDPFAQAREAKGYGTVEDQNDPVTMLLRLKDVRKTAKDTKTFQSGAVPGRIVVPSEVSIRDTRQIPFEVDPPMHGEYRALLEDWFKRPEQPTYRESLEEIITELVDEALQMDSLEVMEQFALKLQSRALTLLLNIPYEESEIWIDWGMHVFRSEESALDGSKAAILYDYIDEQIDKAIASLGDDLYSTLLRSEIEGRKMTKEEVKGVMILTFAGGRDTVINAVTNSIAYFAEHPESLARLDAEPEMTTHAVEELVRYFSPLTHMGRVVTEDTQVCEHAVKADSRVSLCWASANRDASTFENPNEVILDRKMNPHVAFGFGIHKCLGATHARQVLRTLLAVLAAKVKKIEILDYKENIEDWEEFQRKVGYDSIRVRFEGK
- a CDS encoding Zn-dependent alcohol dehydrogenase is translated as MAIQSKAAIAKGDGSFIIDTVAVAAPQADEILIKVKAAGLCHTDHDSLTWGKPIVMGHEGAGIIEKLGSEVADFQVGDKVILNWATPCMTCFQCQEGNQHICENNSPVTAGGNGYTPGHAHLAGTQWNGQPIERSFNIGTLSEYTLVKASACVKLSSDMPMPSASIISCGVMTGYGSVINSAKLAAGSSAVILGTGGVGLNVIQGARISGAAQIIAIDINPERLEMAKKFGATHTILADQADRGLMQAAEQVKAMTEGRGADYAFECTAIPALGAAPLAMIRNAGTAIQVSGIEEEITIDMRLFEWDKIYINPLYGKCRPQVDFPKLVNLYDKGDLMLDEMITRTYPLNKLQEAFDDMLAGRNAKGVIVFD
- a CDS encoding 2Fe-2S iron-sulfur cluster-binding protein, coding for MAKITFITSDNEEIVAEATSGTVMELAKENNVNGIDGDCGGVCSCATCHVHVAEEDFEKVGAPGEIEADMLELEDNYNERSRLCCQIDMSDAIDGVTLYVAN
- a CDS encoding alpha/beta hydrolase, with the translated sequence MADSKFKTTELSDPQFGMDGLRFITVKTPNLKGRGDLCVFVPKGENLKDLPIVTLLHGVYGSAWIWTMKGGAHQTTQRLIDEQKIKPMILAMPSDGLWGDGSGYLPHSGLDFEKWIAEDVPAAVIENIPEASADSPRFIGGLSMGGYGALRIGAKYANRYRGISGHSSITELNQMALFVEEPLSAYFQTEERDESVFFTLKDNQASLPPLRFDCGADDLLIEHNRELSALLTQHNIKHIYEEFEGGHQWEYWQTHLVDTLLFFDKTTR
- a CDS encoding family 16 glycosylhydrolase, with protein sequence MKLNRLKTIFLGASVLLMAVQCENESETPTPEQEQEEQKQEETETETSEGRSQTCDDSIYKQATDEAQKTMDLTGWEVVWEDDFDYPDAQLDDNWESQNGASGGEVLSSRWRENAVVKDGVLELLAKKESRGGQDWTAGNIWTRDLFGYGYFECKYKYAGAKGTNNSFWLYPRYSPSSQVNCELDVNEGHFPNEINTNRHHWLNGTTENAQLPYTEGIQPYYGHSLEQTVTTTKIRFSSNNASHFHIREFRIYEANEDCYPANVLSSSADTELTGLNNLAKDPEVSITASGVYRDEFKVSQVADGSVSTSWVSQATGKKWLEFSWPEAQEVGHVQFVNGWQSGSEWLALISDYKIEAWVDDAWVTLVDFDVVDTHNYAEEYHVYGMDWNEDKIDFYFDNQLIRTIDNTQCNNELNIYLSLAILEYAGEVTDAIDGTSMKVDWVKYYQKK
- a CDS encoding glycoside hydrolase family 117 protein, which encodes MKSYKNPLRCGNGLVALGMCLLFACQPPKKEGAPLENDTTGFPWDIPQTRPDRPLSEAMDRLYSDYRTPRPEDNELYSSFAYTPLEGFDYHDGDGTVSRRDPSKVIFENGQYYVWYTKRDTQTPPVGWGNADQSTEVIPSTDWDLAEIWYATSKDGFRWEERGVAVSRPDKPAVGWRSVSTPDVLKFGGKYYLYYQGFMEASGKKGDHCPVTASYADSPDGPWTPVGKIVVENGEPGTWDQYSIHDPYPLVYKGKIYLYYKAAFGDRPDYLVANGLAIADNPLGPFEKHPLNPVLNSSHETAYFPFEEGIATLVTRNGNESNTIQYAPDGVNFKIAAVSALLPLAAGPYVPDAFDSQANGRGITWGLCHFTNYGNDWGKDYSVLARFDCDLSLDLDDKKLKQTQTKLRPEVYFSKELTKEQKVARQSIRP
- a CDS encoding tetratricopeptide repeat protein: MTEKKVYRLLKFKKAYLMMLFCLLIHNGFSQTNSKSNELWIYQNQEDSLTERLTKNWNNSLESGDTLSAIKSLNQLASIYCNRVNYSKSYDGYWKALLLADQSDDAASKAISYNGLAILYSLYERREEALKYYLLALDINRDLVNRGTLDQAALNENYFPLAVHYKYEHNPELAHKYLDSCELLLPTDVVGLFTAVERAHLFVQEKKFNRADKIFNQIEKQITENSPDFTPILYSYIGDLHAGRQAHEQATAYYIKSIAAAKKHLTHLNFVPDVYEKLSAIMSLRGNPKQANEYLKLANQINEYLYSSRSPNNQYLLEIKDEYRLEKERNERVTQERRLRTLEQEQQISNLKIFLLVVSIGLLFSVGFFLFKYWRTKHKTEKRTIELERQKEAEKSREILSVKNKELTLSTLQLIAKDELLSNLKNGLKQIQKETDSKVAGKLMKEIGLNKDQSWLEFEKRFSAVNNDFYKKVKNQFPDLTPYDLKICALLKLDFTGKEMATLLGISAESAQTSRYRLRKKLGLKKEDNLVDFMNEI
- a CDS encoding NAD(P)/FAD-dependent oxidoreductase, with protein sequence MSNINKKCLIIGASHAGVNCAFALRKEGWEGEIHLYDKDPVLPYHRPPLSKAYLTSDDKIERHSLKSIESYEKENIQLHLGIGVETIDWKQKTIELNNGESMAYDKLVMATGARPLIPPIAGLDTAKHVYPLRTAADVEHIRKALGAGVGKRAVIIGGGYIGLEIAASLKKIGAKVTVLEREERVLARVTASEMSVFFQQLHAEEGVDVLTQKNVVSIISEGECNVVQCTDGSQFTADLIVIGVGIKVNLELAKAAGLEVENGIKVNAQAQTSDPDIYAIGDCSYHHNPIYDRWIRLESVQHAVDQSKVAAASIMNKTVIYNSIPWFWSDQYDVKLQMVGLSEGYDDLLIRREEGKRKFSVWYFKGDRLLAVDAVNNAKAYVIGTKFIKEGILLDKAKLVDSTVPLKPTELMSA